From a single Streptomyces rubradiris genomic region:
- a CDS encoding Tat pathway signal sequence domain protein — protein MREKVHRHLGKVLTGAALAAVGTAAMVAITLPGTAGAGESGGAGGATRAARQAGQGPDAAPPGVVERAPAEAERGTGRDPLTDDELGRVEKAALAGRLSALGENVAGERGPQRLSIDLAEPEAGETDDPDAPRRADVAFYDYKNDTLVTKTVNLGTGKVERTTTQRGAQPPPSRAENAEAARLLIASPLGAGLKADYKDATGKDLTSPDQLELSGGIYRAAPGAQPAVLDACGTHRCVRLFSKVRNGPWIDTRDLVIDLSARTTAALDRG, from the coding sequence GTGCGCGAGAAAGTGCACCGCCATCTGGGCAAAGTACTGACCGGTGCGGCCCTGGCGGCGGTGGGGACCGCCGCCATGGTCGCGATCACCCTGCCGGGCACGGCGGGCGCCGGCGAGTCCGGAGGGGCCGGCGGCGCCACGCGGGCCGCGCGGCAGGCCGGGCAGGGCCCGGACGCCGCGCCGCCCGGCGTCGTGGAGCGGGCGCCCGCCGAGGCGGAGCGGGGAACGGGCCGCGACCCGCTCACCGACGACGAGCTCGGCCGGGTGGAGAAGGCCGCGCTGGCCGGGCGGCTGTCCGCCCTGGGCGAGAACGTCGCCGGGGAGCGCGGACCACAGCGGCTGAGCATCGACCTCGCCGAGCCCGAAGCCGGCGAGACGGACGACCCGGACGCACCGCGCCGGGCCGACGTGGCCTTCTACGACTACAAGAACGACACGCTCGTCACCAAGACCGTCAACCTGGGCACCGGGAAGGTCGAACGGACGACCACCCAGCGCGGCGCGCAGCCGCCGCCGAGCCGCGCCGAGAACGCGGAGGCGGCCCGCCTGCTGATCGCGAGCCCGCTCGGCGCGGGCCTCAAGGCGGACTACAAGGACGCCACCGGCAAGGACCTCACCTCCCCGGACCAGCTGGAGCTGAGCGGCGGCATCTACCGGGCCGCGCCCGGCGCCCAGCCCGCCGTCCTCGACGCCTGCGGGACACACCGGTGCGTACGGCTGTTCTCCAAGGTCAGGAACGGGCCGTGGATCGACACCAGGGACCTGGTGATCGACCTGAGCGCCC
- the glgX gene encoding glycogen debranching protein GlgX: MQVWPGEAYPLGATYDGAGTNFAVFTEAADRVELCLLHDDGSETAVELRESDAFVRHAYLPGVMPGQRYGFRVHGPYDPGRGLRCNSAKLLLDPYAKAVSGSVRWGEEVYGYHFGAPERRNDLDSAPHTMTSVVINPYFDWGDDRPPRTEYHHTVIYEAHVKGLTMRHPELPEELRGTYAGLAHPAVIEHLTKLGVTALELMPVHQFVNDHRLADMGLSNYWGYNTIGFFAPHNAYASWGDRGQQVLEFKSAVRALHEAGIEVILDVVYNHTAEGNHLGPTLSFKGIDNPSYYRLADDPRYYMDTTGTGNSLLMRSPHVLQLIMDSLRYWVTEMHVDGFRFDLAATLARQFHEVDRLSSFFDLVQQDPVVSQVKLIAEPWDVGEGGYQVGNFPPLWTEWNGKYRDTVRDLWRGEPRALAEFASRLTGSSDLYQDDGRRPLASINFVTCHDGFTLHDLVAYNEKHNHANGEDNRDGESHNRSWNCGVEGDTDDPGVLRLRARQMRNFIATLMLSQGVPMISHGDEFARTQRGNNNAYCQDNELSWIDWPADGGELLEFTRAMVWLRRDHPVLRRRRFFHGRPVEGTHDELSDIAWFTPEGTEMTQRDWNSARASALTVFLNGNAISEPGPRGERITDDSFLLMFNASPEPLDFVVPVDHGRQWQVVVDTARPDGVEPGTGEKVAAGDRLTLPDRSLTVLRRPAE, translated from the coding sequence ATGCAGGTCTGGCCTGGAGAGGCGTATCCGCTCGGCGCCACCTATGACGGCGCCGGAACCAACTTCGCGGTCTTCACGGAGGCCGCGGACCGAGTAGAGCTGTGTCTGCTGCACGACGACGGCTCGGAGACGGCGGTGGAACTGCGCGAGAGCGACGCGTTCGTGCGGCACGCGTACCTGCCCGGAGTGATGCCGGGGCAGCGGTACGGGTTCCGGGTGCACGGCCCGTACGACCCCGGGCGCGGGCTGCGCTGCAACTCGGCGAAGCTGCTGCTCGACCCGTACGCGAAGGCGGTCAGCGGGTCGGTCCGGTGGGGCGAGGAGGTGTACGGCTACCACTTCGGCGCACCGGAGCGGCGCAACGACCTGGACTCGGCGCCGCACACCATGACGTCGGTGGTGATCAACCCGTACTTCGACTGGGGCGACGACCGCCCGCCGCGCACCGAGTACCACCACACGGTGATCTACGAGGCCCACGTCAAGGGCCTGACCATGCGCCACCCGGAGCTGCCCGAGGAACTGCGCGGCACCTACGCGGGCCTCGCCCACCCGGCGGTCATCGAACACCTGACCAAGCTCGGGGTGACGGCGCTCGAACTGATGCCCGTCCACCAGTTCGTGAACGACCACCGCCTGGCCGACATGGGCCTGAGCAACTACTGGGGCTACAACACCATCGGCTTCTTCGCCCCGCACAACGCGTACGCCTCCTGGGGCGACCGCGGCCAGCAGGTGCTGGAGTTCAAGTCGGCGGTCCGGGCGCTGCACGAGGCCGGGATCGAGGTCATCCTGGACGTGGTCTACAACCACACCGCCGAGGGCAACCACCTGGGCCCGACGCTGTCCTTCAAGGGCATCGACAACCCCTCGTACTACCGGCTCGCCGATGACCCGCGCTACTACATGGACACCACGGGCACCGGGAACTCGCTGCTGATGCGGTCCCCGCACGTGCTCCAGCTGATCATGGACTCGCTGCGGTACTGGGTCACCGAGATGCACGTCGACGGCTTCCGCTTCGACCTCGCGGCCACCCTCGCCCGGCAGTTCCACGAGGTGGACCGGCTGTCGTCGTTCTTCGACCTGGTGCAGCAGGACCCGGTGGTCTCCCAGGTGAAGCTGATCGCCGAGCCGTGGGACGTGGGCGAGGGCGGCTATCAGGTGGGCAACTTCCCGCCGTTGTGGACCGAGTGGAACGGCAAGTACCGGGACACCGTGCGGGACCTGTGGCGGGGCGAGCCGCGCGCGCTGGCCGAGTTCGCCTCCCGGCTGACCGGCTCCTCCGACCTCTACCAGGACGACGGCCGCCGCCCGCTGGCCTCGATCAACTTCGTCACCTGCCACGACGGTTTCACCCTGCACGACCTGGTGGCCTACAACGAGAAGCACAACCACGCCAACGGCGAGGACAACCGGGACGGCGAGAGCCACAACCGGTCCTGGAACTGCGGGGTGGAGGGCGACACCGACGATCCCGGGGTGCTGCGGCTGCGCGCCCGGCAGATGCGGAACTTCATCGCCACGCTGATGCTGTCCCAGGGCGTGCCGATGATCAGCCACGGCGACGAGTTCGCGCGCACCCAGCGCGGCAACAACAACGCCTACTGCCAGGACAACGAGCTGTCGTGGATCGACTGGCCGGCGGACGGCGGCGAACTGCTGGAGTTCACGCGGGCGATGGTGTGGCTGCGCCGGGACCATCCCGTCCTGCGGCGGCGCCGCTTCTTCCACGGCCGTCCGGTGGAGGGCACCCACGACGAGCTGTCCGACATCGCCTGGTTCACTCCCGAGGGTACCGAGATGACCCAGCGGGACTGGAACTCGGCGCGGGCCTCGGCGCTGACGGTGTTCCTCAACGGCAACGCCATCTCCGAGCCCGGCCCGCGCGGGGAACGCATCACCGACGACTCCTTCCTGCTGATGTTCAACGCCTCCCCCGAGCCACTGGACTTCGTGGTGCCGGTCGACCACGGCCGGCAGTGGCAGGTGGTGGTGGACACGGCCCGCCCGGACGGGGTGGAGCCGGGGACGGGCGAGAAGGTCGCGGCCGGCGACCGCCTCACCCTCCCGGACCGCAGCCTGACGGTGCTGCGACGGCCTGCGGAGTAG
- the treY gene encoding malto-oligosyltrehalose synthase, whose product MTPARPGPGVPTATYRLQLQPAFPFAAAAAAVPYLASLGVSHLHLSPVLEAVPGSAHGYDVVDHARVREELGGEEGLRALARTAREHGLGLVADVVPNHMAMVPRYNRALWEVLRDGPESPYARWFDIDWAAHGGRVLLPVLGGPVGAELERLRVDGDVLRYHDHAFPLRPGTERLPLPELLDAQWYRPVWWRLARTELNYRRFFSISELIGLRVEDPEVFDATHATILRLLREGVFDGLRIDHPDGLADPDGYLARLHEATGGRWTVVEKILADGEHPPASWPVAGTTGYDALRHVDGLFTDRTGAYELLGRYRAFAAPQTDRGGNWEATVRRAAYKVLTHELATETDRLTRVAARLCATSPDLSLRDRAPWALRTAVEELLVRMRVYRPYASGDASAVITEEDAEEARLAFVVPEEAEAVSVVRRLLVEPPGDPSAPDHADRVEFRTRFAQTASALRAKSVEDTAFYRYVPLLSATEVGGDPGSPGVSPEEFHAYCARVQRDRPLTGTVVSTHDTKRSADVRAALAVLTECPDRWAQLLAEVSLAEEGAPDGQLAWAAWQTVFGLGPAEEDRIQQALLKHAREAGMYTSWTEQEPPYEEAVAAFVSAGPCGPPGERVAAFRKALDPQVRANVLGTALVHLTMPGVPDVYQGTEGEYRALVDPDNRRPVAFPPEAPGEKDALTTAALRLRARRPDAFGADASYEPLDAEGPAAGHCLAFARSGEVVTVVTRLSLRLAEAGGWRGTSLPLPPGRWADVLAPGREFTGHTRVADLLDRSPVALLERVAED is encoded by the coding sequence ATGACTCCTGCGCGTCCCGGACCGGGGGTGCCCACGGCCACCTACCGGCTACAGCTTCAGCCCGCGTTCCCGTTCGCCGCCGCCGCGGCGGCCGTACCGTATCTGGCGTCGCTCGGCGTCTCGCACCTGCACCTGTCGCCGGTCCTGGAGGCCGTCCCGGGCTCCGCGCACGGCTACGACGTGGTGGACCACGCGCGCGTGCGCGAGGAACTGGGCGGCGAGGAGGGCCTGCGCGCGCTGGCCCGCACCGCGCGGGAGCACGGCCTCGGCCTGGTGGCGGACGTCGTGCCCAACCACATGGCGATGGTGCCCCGGTACAACCGCGCCCTGTGGGAGGTGCTGCGCGACGGGCCCGAGTCGCCGTACGCGCGCTGGTTCGACATCGACTGGGCGGCACACGGTGGCCGGGTGCTGCTGCCGGTGCTCGGCGGCCCGGTCGGCGCGGAGCTGGAGCGGCTGCGGGTGGACGGCGACGTGCTGCGCTACCACGACCACGCCTTCCCGCTGCGTCCGGGCACCGAGCGGCTGCCGCTGCCCGAGCTGCTGGACGCGCAGTGGTACCGCCCCGTGTGGTGGCGGCTGGCCCGTACCGAGCTGAACTACCGGAGGTTCTTCAGCATCTCGGAGCTGATCGGGCTGCGGGTGGAGGATCCCGAGGTCTTCGACGCCACCCACGCCACGATCCTGCGGCTGCTGCGCGAGGGTGTGTTCGACGGGCTGCGGATCGACCACCCCGACGGCCTCGCCGACCCCGACGGCTATCTCGCACGGCTGCACGAGGCGACCGGCGGGCGCTGGACGGTCGTGGAGAAGATCCTGGCCGACGGCGAGCACCCGCCGGCCTCCTGGCCCGTCGCGGGCACCACGGGATACGACGCCCTGCGACACGTCGACGGCCTGTTCACGGACCGCACCGGGGCGTACGAACTGCTGGGCCGCTACCGGGCGTTCGCGGCCCCGCAGACGGACCGGGGCGGCAACTGGGAGGCCACGGTCCGGCGGGCCGCGTACAAGGTGCTCACCCACGAACTGGCCACGGAGACGGACCGGCTCACCCGGGTGGCCGCCCGGCTGTGCGCCACCTCGCCCGACCTCTCGCTGCGCGACCGCGCCCCCTGGGCGCTGCGCACGGCCGTGGAGGAGCTGCTGGTGCGGATGCGGGTCTACCGGCCGTACGCCTCCGGTGACGCCTCCGCCGTGATCACCGAGGAGGACGCCGAGGAGGCCCGGCTGGCGTTCGTGGTGCCGGAGGAGGCCGAGGCCGTCTCCGTGGTGCGCCGGCTGCTGGTCGAGCCCCCCGGCGACCCGTCGGCGCCGGACCACGCCGACCGGGTGGAGTTCCGTACCCGGTTCGCGCAGACCGCGTCGGCGCTACGGGCCAAGTCGGTGGAGGACACCGCCTTCTACCGCTATGTGCCGCTGCTGTCGGCGACCGAGGTGGGCGGCGACCCGGGCAGCCCGGGCGTGTCCCCGGAGGAGTTCCACGCGTACTGCGCGCGCGTGCAGCGCGACCGGCCGCTGACCGGCACGGTCGTCTCCACGCACGACACCAAGCGCAGCGCGGACGTGCGCGCCGCGCTGGCCGTGCTCACCGAGTGCCCGGACCGCTGGGCGCAGCTGCTCGCCGAGGTGAGCCTGGCCGAGGAGGGCGCGCCGGACGGACAGCTGGCCTGGGCGGCCTGGCAGACGGTGTTCGGGCTGGGCCCGGCCGAGGAGGACCGCATCCAGCAGGCGCTGTTGAAGCACGCGCGCGAGGCGGGCATGTACACCAGCTGGACGGAGCAGGAGCCGCCCTACGAGGAGGCGGTCGCCGCCTTCGTCTCCGCCGGACCGTGCGGTCCGCCCGGCGAGCGGGTGGCCGCGTTCCGCAAGGCGCTGGACCCGCAGGTGCGGGCCAATGTCCTGGGCACCGCGCTGGTGCACCTGACGATGCCGGGGGTGCCGGACGTGTACCAGGGCACGGAGGGCGAGTACCGGGCACTGGTGGATCCGGACAACCGGCGGCCGGTGGCGTTCCCGCCCGAGGCGCCCGGCGAGAAGGACGCGCTGACGACGGCGGCGTTGCGGCTGCGTGCCCGACGCCCGGACGCGTTCGGCGCGGACGCGTCGTACGAGCCGCTGGACGCCGAGGGTCCGGCGGCCGGCCACTGTCTGGCGTTCGCGCGCTCCGGTGAGGTCGTGACGGTGGTGACCCGGCTGTCGCTGCGGCTCGCCGAGGCGGGCGGCTGGCGCGGGACATCGCTGCCGCTGCCGCCCGGCCGCTGGGCCGATGTGCTCGCCCCCGGCCGGGAGTTCACCGGCCACACGCGCGTGGCGGACCTGCTGGACCGGTCCCCGGTGGCCCTGCTGGAGCGCGTCGCGGAGGACTGA
- a CDS encoding M14 family zinc carboxypeptidase, protein MSPLPELRYPSVPEMIARAQALAAREPGLCALRQVGASRAGRPLHLLSVGHSPRAVLVVAGAHANEPTGGSTLLVLAERVLSYRELRTGTSWHFLLCADPDGASLHVTPAPRSLLDYHLGFYRPTGAEQPEWSPSVLPPDRLPPETRTLTRVIDELRPYLQVTLHGTDLGGSWVQLTKDVPGLAEPFAKSAAELHIPVETGASDAAGWPASGPGVHVMPGPDSGVPYPSMPDDARHSTWYHAHRYGGLTAVVEVPMWASDLVDDPAPHPEPEAALRGLAARLLRDARQVERVLTEALPRLEGVDGPLLRAARWALELIPGLAEDWAHTSPAGTTMAYVGSVDAFGRRLPLRAAAMLLRVLREADDRAAPRLERLVAAWCDAFAQRFRARWVPLEHQVEHQSRTVLVAAQQARERVA, encoded by the coding sequence GTGAGTCCTCTGCCGGAGCTGCGCTACCCCAGCGTTCCCGAAATGATCGCCCGCGCCCAGGCGCTGGCGGCCCGGGAACCCGGGCTGTGCGCACTGCGCCAGGTGGGTGCCTCGCGCGCGGGAAGACCCCTGCACCTGCTGTCGGTGGGACACTCCCCCCGCGCGGTGCTGGTCGTCGCCGGAGCGCACGCCAATGAGCCGACGGGCGGTTCCACCCTGCTGGTGCTCGCCGAACGCGTGCTGTCCTACCGGGAGTTGCGGACCGGCACCTCCTGGCACTTCCTGCTGTGCGCGGACCCGGACGGCGCGAGCCTGCATGTGACCCCGGCGCCGCGCAGCCTGCTCGACTACCACCTCGGTTTCTACCGGCCGACGGGCGCGGAGCAGCCGGAGTGGTCGCCGTCGGTGCTGCCGCCGGACCGGCTGCCGCCCGAGACCCGGACGCTGACCAGGGTGATAGACGAGTTGCGGCCGTACCTGCAAGTGACCCTGCACGGGACCGACCTGGGCGGCAGCTGGGTGCAGTTGACCAAGGACGTGCCGGGTCTGGCCGAGCCGTTCGCCAAGTCCGCGGCGGAGCTGCACATCCCGGTGGAGACGGGGGCCTCGGACGCGGCGGGCTGGCCGGCCTCCGGCCCCGGGGTGCATGTGATGCCCGGCCCGGACAGCGGCGTGCCCTATCCGAGCATGCCGGACGACGCCCGGCACAGCACCTGGTACCACGCGCACCGGTACGGCGGTCTGACGGCCGTGGTGGAGGTGCCGATGTGGGCCAGCGACCTGGTGGACGACCCGGCCCCGCACCCGGAGCCCGAGGCGGCCCTGCGCGGCCTGGCCGCCCGGCTGCTGCGGGACGCGCGGCAGGTGGAGCGGGTCCTCACCGAGGCGCTGCCCCGGCTGGAGGGCGTGGACGGACCGCTGCTGCGGGCCGCGCGGTGGGCGCTGGAGCTGATCCCGGGCCTGGCCGAGGACTGGGCGCACACCTCTCCGGCGGGCACCACGATGGCGTACGTCGGGAGTGTGGACGCCTTCGGGCGGCGGCTGCCGCTGCGGGCGGCGGCGATGCTGCTGCGGGTGCTGCGGGAGGCGGACGACCGGGCGGCGCCGCGCCTGGAGCGGCTCGTGGCCGCCTGGTGCGACGCCTTCGCGCAGCGGTTCCGGGCCCGCTGGGTGCCGCTGGAGCACCAGGTGGAGCACCAGTCGCGGACGGTGCTGGTGGCGGCGCAGCAGGCCCGGGAGCGGGTGGCGTGA
- a CDS encoding SSI family serine proteinase inhibitor, giving the protein MTHLTRATAVAGALLAVAALLTAGPARAATREARADTWLYLTVTKGSARTGTVRGTLLRCDPPRLHARAAEACAELGAAGGDIGRIPAENVFCPMIHAPVTARALGRWNGRPVGFRETYTSACVMKARTRHVFAFDD; this is encoded by the coding sequence ATGACTCACCTCACCAGAGCGACAGCGGTGGCCGGTGCCCTGCTGGCCGTCGCAGCCCTCCTCACCGCCGGGCCGGCCCGGGCGGCCACCCGGGAAGCCCGCGCCGACACCTGGCTCTATCTGACGGTCACCAAGGGCAGTGCCCGGACCGGTACGGTGCGCGGCACGCTGCTGCGCTGCGATCCGCCCCGCCTGCACGCGCGCGCGGCCGAGGCCTGCGCCGAACTCGGCGCCGCCGGCGGAGACATCGGGCGCATCCCGGCCGAGAACGTCTTCTGCCCGATGATCCACGCCCCGGTGACCGCCCGGGCACTCGGCCGGTGGAACGGCCGGCCGGTCGGCTTCCGGGAGACCTACACCAGCGCGTGCGTCATGAAGGCACGCACCCGGCACGTCTTCGCCTTCGACGACTGA
- a CDS encoding DUF1707 and FHA domain-containing protein: protein MTSSFEFSTYPARLSDAERDKVLRVLREGVALGRLSHDTFVRRMELALAARRSDELAVLVADLPQENRFSRAVLGTVGAVSGFTVRLRRAWQAERLPKLLLPHPDHTHPLRIGRDPANGLRLTHETVSRAHAELRRQGGLWVLRDLGSTNGTTVNGRRVTGAVVVREGDQVAFGRMAFRLAAGQDTAGRF, encoded by the coding sequence GTGACGTCGTCCTTCGAGTTCTCCACCTACCCCGCGCGCCTGTCCGACGCGGAGCGCGACAAGGTGCTGCGGGTGCTGCGCGAAGGCGTCGCCCTGGGCCGGCTCTCGCACGACACGTTCGTCCGCCGCATGGAACTGGCGCTCGCCGCGCGCCGCTCCGACGAACTCGCCGTCCTCGTCGCCGACCTGCCCCAGGAGAACCGCTTCTCCCGCGCGGTCCTCGGCACTGTGGGGGCCGTGTCCGGGTTCACCGTACGGCTGCGCCGCGCCTGGCAGGCCGAGCGGCTGCCCAAGCTGCTGCTGCCGCACCCGGACCACACCCATCCGCTGCGCATCGGCCGCGATCCCGCCAACGGGCTGCGCCTGACCCACGAGACGGTGTCCCGCGCGCACGCCGAACTCCGCCGCCAGGGCGGCCTGTGGGTGCTCAGGGACCTGGGCTCCACCAACGGCACCACCGTCAACGGTCGCCGCGTGACCGGCGCGGTCGTGGTCCGCGAGGGTGACCAGGTCGCCTTCGGCCGGATGGCGTTCCGGCTCGCGGCGGGCCAGGACACGGCGGGCCGTTTTTGA
- the treZ gene encoding malto-oligosyltrehalose trehalohydrolase: MQFEVWAPKADRVTLHCEGTTRALARDPAREGWWTGEAEAADGARYGFALDDGPVLPDPRSRRQPDGPDGLSAVVDHGRHEWRARWAGRGLPGAVLYELHVGTYTREGTLDAAAARLDHLVELGVTHVELMPLCPFPGRHGWGYEGVSLWAVHEPYGGPEALKRFVDRAHELGLGVVLDVVHNHLGPSGNHLPRFGPYFTDTHTTPWGSAVNLDAPGSDEVRAFLIGSALAWLRDYRIDGLRLDAVHALYDTRACHFLEELSAAVDALAGEVGRPLFLIAESDLNNPRFITRRAENGLGLHAQWNDDFHHALHTALTGESQGYYADFARKPFAALAKTLTGGYFHDGTYSSFRGRHHGRPLDRTRVAGHRLLGYSQTHDQVGNRAQGDRLAALLSPGLLACAATLTLTAPFTPMLFMGEEWAAGTPWQFFTDHTDPELADAVRRGRRREFAAHGWAEEDVPDPQDPATRERSCLDWSEPEREPHARVLAWYRRLIALRHAQPDLTGPDLAATRVAYDEEARWLALRRGDVRVAVNLGKQTAAIPLGTGRVEVLAAWEPVPAPGPDGLLQVPGESCVVLSQP, from the coding sequence GTGCAGTTCGAGGTGTGGGCACCGAAGGCAGACCGGGTGACGCTCCATTGTGAGGGCACCACGCGCGCGCTGGCGCGCGATCCCGCGCGTGAGGGGTGGTGGACGGGCGAGGCGGAGGCGGCGGACGGCGCGCGGTACGGGTTCGCGCTGGACGACGGGCCGGTGCTGCCCGATCCGCGTTCGCGCCGCCAGCCGGACGGCCCGGACGGGCTGAGCGCGGTCGTGGACCACGGGCGCCACGAGTGGCGCGCGCGGTGGGCGGGGCGCGGGCTGCCGGGCGCGGTGCTGTACGAGCTGCACGTGGGCACGTACACCCGCGAGGGCACCCTGGACGCCGCCGCGGCCCGGCTGGACCACCTGGTGGAACTAGGTGTCACGCACGTGGAGTTGATGCCGCTGTGCCCCTTCCCGGGACGGCACGGCTGGGGCTACGAGGGGGTGTCGCTGTGGGCGGTGCACGAGCCGTACGGCGGACCCGAGGCGCTGAAGCGGTTCGTGGACCGGGCGCATGAACTCGGGCTGGGCGTCGTCCTGGACGTCGTGCACAACCACTTGGGCCCGTCGGGCAACCATCTGCCGCGGTTCGGGCCGTACTTCACGGACACGCACACCACTCCCTGGGGCTCGGCGGTGAACCTGGACGCGCCCGGCTCGGACGAGGTGCGGGCGTTCCTCATCGGCAGCGCGCTGGCGTGGCTGCGGGACTACCGGATCGACGGGCTGAGGCTGGACGCGGTGCACGCGCTGTACGACACGCGCGCGTGCCACTTCCTGGAGGAGCTGTCGGCGGCCGTGGACGCGCTGGCCGGGGAGGTGGGCAGGCCGCTGTTCCTGATCGCCGAGTCGGACCTGAACAACCCGCGCTTCATCACGCGGCGCGCGGAGAACGGGCTCGGGCTGCACGCGCAGTGGAACGACGACTTTCATCACGCCCTGCACACCGCGCTGACCGGCGAATCCCAGGGATACTACGCCGACTTCGCACGGAAGCCGTTCGCCGCGCTCGCCAAGACGCTCACCGGCGGCTACTTCCACGACGGCACGTACTCGTCGTTCCGGGGCCGGCACCACGGCCGTCCGCTGGACCGCACGCGGGTGGCCGGGCACCGGCTGCTCGGCTACAGCCAGACCCACGACCAGGTCGGCAACCGCGCCCAGGGCGACCGGCTCGCCGCGCTGCTCTCGCCCGGCCTGCTGGCCTGCGCGGCCACGCTGACCCTGACCGCGCCGTTCACGCCGATGCTGTTCATGGGCGAGGAGTGGGCGGCGGGCACGCCCTGGCAGTTCTTCACCGACCACACCGATCCGGAGCTGGCCGACGCGGTACGGCGGGGCAGGCGACGGGAGTTCGCGGCGCACGGCTGGGCCGAGGAGGACGTACCGGACCCGCAGGACCCGGCGACCCGGGAGCGGTCGTGCCTGGACTGGTCGGAACCGGAACGCGAGCCGCACGCGCGCGTGCTGGCCTGGTACCGGCGGCTGATCGCGCTGCGCCACGCCCAGCCCGACCTCACCGGCCCCGACCTCGCCGCCACGCGGGTGGCCTACGACGAGGAGGCCCGCTGGCTGGCCCTGCGGCGCGGGGACGTACGGGTGGCGGTGAACCTCGGCAAGCAGACCGCGGCGATCCCGCTGGGCACCGGCCGGGTGGAGGTCCTGGCGGCCTGGGAGCCGGTCCCGGCACCGGGCCCGGACGGGCTGCTCCAGGTCCCCGGCGAGTCCTGCGTGGTCCTGTCCCAGCCCTGA
- a CDS encoding aminoglycoside phosphotransferase family protein yields MTQAPAPTADTVRRLVRSLLKEGRDGTGGPGVRPVTPEREYTWWIGDRHVLRLAPDREASTRRRRELRLRDLVRPHLPVAVPVSVAHGDWAPGLAYTLDTRVPGGTADEHDVSAVGEADLAGLLGGLRAVPVRQAEALGVPRAAPRSLEALRRMAVHAAERLASADEFDAARLHQFSPANAAQLAAQPGAAVLTHHGLTGAHVVVGADGRVRGVLDWTRAALGDPAEDIAGLAVAVGSPAAVRAATLAGYGARPCLRGLWLARCDTVIRFADHLEGRAAGSPPVLRGRLLRAWEPILLERVTDFPEKEPEP; encoded by the coding sequence ATGACCCAGGCACCGGCACCCACCGCGGACACCGTCCGCAGACTGGTCCGTTCGCTGCTCAAGGAGGGCCGCGACGGCACCGGGGGACCCGGCGTGCGGCCGGTGACGCCGGAGCGGGAGTACACCTGGTGGATCGGCGACCGCCACGTGCTGCGCCTCGCGCCCGACCGGGAGGCGTCCACGCGCCGCCGCCGGGAACTGCGGCTGCGCGACCTGGTCCGCCCGCACCTGCCGGTCGCCGTCCCGGTCAGCGTCGCGCACGGCGACTGGGCACCCGGGCTCGCCTACACCCTCGACACACGGGTGCCCGGCGGCACGGCCGACGAGCACGACGTCTCCGCCGTCGGGGAGGCCGATCTGGCCGGGCTGCTCGGCGGGCTGCGCGCGGTGCCCGTACGCCAGGCCGAGGCGCTCGGCGTGCCCCGCGCCGCGCCGCGCTCGCTGGAGGCGCTGCGCCGGATGGCCGTGCACGCGGCCGAACGGCTCGCCTCGGCCGACGAGTTCGACGCCGCCCGGCTGCACCAGTTCTCCCCGGCGAACGCGGCCCAGCTCGCCGCCCAGCCCGGTGCCGCCGTCCTCACCCACCACGGGCTGACCGGCGCGCATGTGGTGGTCGGCGCCGACGGCCGGGTGCGGGGCGTCCTGGACTGGACGCGGGCGGCCCTCGGCGACCCCGCCGAGGACATCGCCGGGCTGGCCGTCGCCGTCGGCTCCCCGGCGGCCGTCCGCGCCGCCACCCTCGCCGGCTACGGCGCCCGCCCCTGCCTGCGCGGTCTGTGGCTGGCCCGCTGCGACACCGTCATCCGGTTCGCCGACCACCTGGAGGGCCGCGCGGCCGGCTCCCCGCCGGTGCTGCGCGGCCGGCTGCTGCGCGCCTGGGAGCCGATCCTGCTGGAGCGGGTCACCGACTTCCCGGAGAAGGAACCGGAACCCTGA